From a region of the Syngnathoides biaculeatus isolate LvHL_M chromosome 2, ASM1980259v1, whole genome shotgun sequence genome:
- the stat1a gene encoding signal transducer and activator of transcription 1a isoform X1 has protein sequence MTQWHQLQMLDSKYLEQVDQLYDDSFPMDIRDYLSKWIESIDWDLVAGQESLAVVRFHELLAQLDDQHSRFALENNFLQQHNCRKIKRNLQDRFQDDPLHMAMIISKNLKDERMILACAKSTMEVEGTLSAMVVEKQKLGSKVKEMRDRALVADQTIKNLEDQQDEYDFKFNTLRNRENELNDMMPKELEREKMIISRMCLDLKTKRQDVVLQLTDLLNVTQALVSDLIGEELPEWKQRQQIACIGGPPNACLDQLQNWFTTVAETLQQFRQHLKKLLELEQKFTYESDPITQKKDFLEARALELLKNLLSNALVVERQPCMPTHPQRPLVLKTAIQFTVKLRFLVKLPEFNYQLKVKAVFDKDVADKKGFRRFNILGTNTKVMNMEESNGSLAAEFRHLQLKEQKLTGNRNSEGPLIVTKELHSLSFESELQLSQSGTKIKLEALSLPVVVISNVCQLPSGWASILWYNMLTSEPKNLQFFLSPPAAKWSQLSEVLGWQFSSVTKRGLSQEQLNMLADKLLGPKAQRNPDGLIPWSRFCKTQNASDKVFPFWLWIEGILDLIRRHLLFLWNDGFIMGFISKEREKALLSDKCPGTFLLRFSESSKEGAITFTWVEHDMHDKPNFHSVEPYTKKELSAVSLPDIIRTYKVMATDDIPDNPLRFLYPDIPKDIAFKKYYNKNSDCPEPMDVENTEKSGYMKTELISVSEVHPARLQEKMMPMSPDVYRFLEQSVRPADLNAMTADFEGQN, from the exons GGACTTGGTAGCAGGCCAAGAATCGTTAGCTGTGGTCCGCTTTCACGAACTCTTGGCCCAGCTGGATGACCAGCACAGCCGCTTTGCACTGGAGAACAACTTCTTGCAGCAACACAACTGCCGCAAGATCAAGCGGAACCTGCAG GATAGATTCCAGGACGACCCGTTGCACATGGCCATGATCATCTCGAAGAACCTGAAGGACGAGCGTATGATCCTTGCTTGCGCAAAGAGCACCATG GAAGTTGAGGGAACATTGTCAGCGATGGTGGTGGAGAAACAGAAGCTGGGCAGCAAAGTGAAGGAGATGAGGGACAGAGCTCTG GTGGCAGATCAAACCATCAAAAACTTGGAAGATCAGCAGGATGAGTACGACTTCAAGTTCAACACACTGAGGAACAGAG agAACGAACTGAATGATATGATGCCAAAGGAACTGGAGAGAGAGAAGATGATCATCAGTAGGATGTGCTTGGATCTGAAAACAAAACGTCAG GATGTGGTGCTCCAGCTGACCGACCTCCTGAATGTCACTCAAGCGTTAGTGTCCGACCTGATCGGTGAGGAGCTGCCCGAGTGGAAGCAGCGGCAACAGATTGCCTGTATTGGCGGGCCGCCCAACGCCTGCCTGGATCAGCTGCAGAACTG GTTCACCACAGTCGCAGAGACTCTTCAACAGTTTCGGCAGCATCTGAAGAAGCTGCTCGAATTGGAGCAGAAGTTCACGTATGAAAGCGACCCCATCACCCAAAAGAAAGACTTCCTTGAGGCCCGGGCCTTGGAGCTGCTCAAGAACCTTCTCTCCAA CGCTTTGGTTGTGGAGAGGCAGCCCTGCATGCCCACCCACCCTCAGAGGCCACTGGTGCTGAAAACAGCCATACAGTTCACGGTAAAACTGCG GTTCCTGGTGAAGCTGCCCGAGTTTAACTACCAGCTCAAAGTCAAGGCGGTGTTTGACAA GGATGTGGCAGACAAGAAAGG ATTCCGAAGGTTCAACATCTTGGGAACGAACACCAAAGTCATGAACATGGAAGAGTCTAATGGCAGTTTGGCCGCAGAGTTCAGACATCtg CAATTAAAAGAGCAGAAATTAACAGGAAACCGAAATAGTGAG GGTCCTCTGATCGTCACAAAGGAGCTTCACTCGCTGAGCTTTGAGTCAGAACTGCAGCTCAGCCAGTCTGGAACTAAAATAAAGCTGGAG GCTCTGTCTCTGCCAGTGGTGGTGATTTCCAATGTGTGCCAGCTGCCCAGCGGCTGGGCCTCCATTCTGTGGTACAACATGCTGACCAGTGAACCCAAG AATCTGCAGTTCTTCCTGTCACCCCCGGCAGCCAAGTGGTCTCAGCTCTCCGAGGTCCTCGGCTGGCAGTTCTCCTCTGTCACCAAGCGAGGCCTGAGCCAGGAGCAGCTCAACATGCTGGCTGACAAGCTGCTGG GTCCCAAAGCTCAGAGGAACCCAGATGGGCTAATTCCTTGGAGCAGGTTCTGCAAG ACacaaaatgccagtgacaagGTTTTTCCCTTCTGGTTATGGATTGAAGGCATCCTGGATTTGATCAGAAGACACCTGCTTTTCCTCTGGAACGACGG CTTCATCATGGGCTTCATCAGTAAAGAGCGCGAAAAGGCTCTGCTGAGTGACAAGTGCCCAGGCACCTTCTTGCTCAGGTTCAGTGAGAGCAGCAAGGAAGGAGCAATTACGTTCACATGGGTCGAACATGACATGCACG ACAAGCCCAACTTCCACTCAGTGGAGCCGTACACAAAGAAAGAGCTGAGTGCCGTCTCACTGCCCGACATCATCCGCACCTACAAAGTGATGGCGACCGACGACATCCCTGATAACCCACTCCGCTTCCTCTACCCTGACATCCCAAAAGACATAGCATTCAAGAAGTACTACAACAAAAACTCAGATT GTCCAGAGCCCATGGACGTGGAGAACACAGAGAAGAGTGGCTACATGAAAACTGAGCTCATATCCGTCTCCGAAGT ACATCCGGCCCGGCTGCAAGAGAAAATGATGCCCATGTCGCCGGACGTCTACAGGTTTTTGGAGCAGTCGGTGAGGCCCGCGGACCTCAATGCG ATGACGGCAGACTTCGAGGGTCAAAACTGA
- the stat1a gene encoding signal transducer and activator of transcription 1a isoform X2: MTQWHQLQMLDSKYLEQVDQLYDDSFPMDIRDYLSKWIESIDWDLVAGQESLAVVRFHELLAQLDDQHSRFALENNFLQQHNCRKIKRNLQDRFQDDPLHMAMIISKNLKDERMILACAKSTMEVEGTLSAMVVEKQKLGSKVKEMRDRALVADQTIKNLEDQQDEYDFKFNTLRNRENELNDMMPKELEREKMIISRMCLDLKTKRQDVVLQLTDLLNVTQALVSDLIGEELPEWKQRQQIACIGGPPNACLDQLQNWFTTVAETLQQFRQHLKKLLELEQKFTYESDPITQKKDFLEARALELLKNLLSNALVVERQPCMPTHPQRPLVLKTAIQFTVKLRFLVKLPEFNYQLKVKAVFDKDVADKKGFRRFNILGTNTKVMNMEESNGSLAAEFRHLQLKEQKLTGNRNSEGPLIVTKELHSLSFESELQLSQSGTKIKLEALSLPVVVISNVCQLPSGWASILWYNMLTSEPKNLQFFLSPPAAKWSQLSEVLGWQFSSVTKRGLSQEQLNMLADKLLGPKAQRNPDGLIPWSRFCKTQNASDKVFPFWLWIEGILDLIRRHLLFLWNDGFIMGFISKEREKALLSDKCPGTFLLRFSESSKEGAITFTWVEHDMHGEHKIPLVASVAQLICTCFPPLDKPNFHSVEPYTKKELSAVSLPDIIRTYKVMATDDIPDNPLRFLYPDIPKDIAFKKYYNKNSDCPEPMDVENTEKSGYMKTELISVSEVHPARLQEKMMPMSPDVYRFLEQSVRPADLNAMTADFEGQN; the protein is encoded by the exons GGACTTGGTAGCAGGCCAAGAATCGTTAGCTGTGGTCCGCTTTCACGAACTCTTGGCCCAGCTGGATGACCAGCACAGCCGCTTTGCACTGGAGAACAACTTCTTGCAGCAACACAACTGCCGCAAGATCAAGCGGAACCTGCAG GATAGATTCCAGGACGACCCGTTGCACATGGCCATGATCATCTCGAAGAACCTGAAGGACGAGCGTATGATCCTTGCTTGCGCAAAGAGCACCATG GAAGTTGAGGGAACATTGTCAGCGATGGTGGTGGAGAAACAGAAGCTGGGCAGCAAAGTGAAGGAGATGAGGGACAGAGCTCTG GTGGCAGATCAAACCATCAAAAACTTGGAAGATCAGCAGGATGAGTACGACTTCAAGTTCAACACACTGAGGAACAGAG agAACGAACTGAATGATATGATGCCAAAGGAACTGGAGAGAGAGAAGATGATCATCAGTAGGATGTGCTTGGATCTGAAAACAAAACGTCAG GATGTGGTGCTCCAGCTGACCGACCTCCTGAATGTCACTCAAGCGTTAGTGTCCGACCTGATCGGTGAGGAGCTGCCCGAGTGGAAGCAGCGGCAACAGATTGCCTGTATTGGCGGGCCGCCCAACGCCTGCCTGGATCAGCTGCAGAACTG GTTCACCACAGTCGCAGAGACTCTTCAACAGTTTCGGCAGCATCTGAAGAAGCTGCTCGAATTGGAGCAGAAGTTCACGTATGAAAGCGACCCCATCACCCAAAAGAAAGACTTCCTTGAGGCCCGGGCCTTGGAGCTGCTCAAGAACCTTCTCTCCAA CGCTTTGGTTGTGGAGAGGCAGCCCTGCATGCCCACCCACCCTCAGAGGCCACTGGTGCTGAAAACAGCCATACAGTTCACGGTAAAACTGCG GTTCCTGGTGAAGCTGCCCGAGTTTAACTACCAGCTCAAAGTCAAGGCGGTGTTTGACAA GGATGTGGCAGACAAGAAAGG ATTCCGAAGGTTCAACATCTTGGGAACGAACACCAAAGTCATGAACATGGAAGAGTCTAATGGCAGTTTGGCCGCAGAGTTCAGACATCtg CAATTAAAAGAGCAGAAATTAACAGGAAACCGAAATAGTGAG GGTCCTCTGATCGTCACAAAGGAGCTTCACTCGCTGAGCTTTGAGTCAGAACTGCAGCTCAGCCAGTCTGGAACTAAAATAAAGCTGGAG GCTCTGTCTCTGCCAGTGGTGGTGATTTCCAATGTGTGCCAGCTGCCCAGCGGCTGGGCCTCCATTCTGTGGTACAACATGCTGACCAGTGAACCCAAG AATCTGCAGTTCTTCCTGTCACCCCCGGCAGCCAAGTGGTCTCAGCTCTCCGAGGTCCTCGGCTGGCAGTTCTCCTCTGTCACCAAGCGAGGCCTGAGCCAGGAGCAGCTCAACATGCTGGCTGACAAGCTGCTGG GTCCCAAAGCTCAGAGGAACCCAGATGGGCTAATTCCTTGGAGCAGGTTCTGCAAG ACacaaaatgccagtgacaagGTTTTTCCCTTCTGGTTATGGATTGAAGGCATCCTGGATTTGATCAGAAGACACCTGCTTTTCCTCTGGAACGACGG CTTCATCATGGGCTTCATCAGTAAAGAGCGCGAAAAGGCTCTGCTGAGTGACAAGTGCCCAGGCACCTTCTTGCTCAGGTTCAGTGAGAGCAGCAAGGAAGGAGCAATTACGTTCACATGGGTCGAACATGACATGCACGGTGAGCACAAGATTCCCCTCGTCGCATCGGTTGCTCAGCTTATTTGCACATGTTTCCCCCCCCTAGACAAGCCCAACTTCCACTCAGTGGAGCCGTACACAAAGAAAGAGCTGAGTGCCGTCTCACTGCCCGACATCATCCGCACCTACAAAGTGATGGCGACCGACGACATCCCTGATAACCCACTCCGCTTCCTCTACCCTGACATCCCAAAAGACATAGCATTCAAGAAGTACTACAACAAAAACTCAGATT GTCCAGAGCCCATGGACGTGGAGAACACAGAGAAGAGTGGCTACATGAAAACTGAGCTCATATCCGTCTCCGAAGT ACATCCGGCCCGGCTGCAAGAGAAAATGATGCCCATGTCGCCGGACGTCTACAGGTTTTTGGAGCAGTCGGTGAGGCCCGCGGACCTCAATGCG ATGACGGCAGACTTCGAGGGTCAAAACTGA